One Pyrus communis chromosome 13, drPyrComm1.1, whole genome shotgun sequence genomic window carries:
- the LOC137712974 gene encoding F-box/LRR-repeat protein At5g63520-like has translation MDVASSSSSAIKIDTKRPHTTATGLFSPISDDLLHNILSRLPALSFASVACVSKSWNQICSRILNRPKLASALSLHPSPKVAVNEVIEKVLAEPIRPHFVVANIGSGFRLYDISKLISKKLGSSVPFIISTSSGIVGRDALTDEIKEVMWGEVCGDGSDEDCSIPAKDVNCGILLTVGFVPGLKVDVIPLLRTTKEPQEVLLDKFITDIMDYTASVSDCTSPVGIMMFGDGLLDMKPIVDALDYAMPAETVIVGDERGRFLYRSENESRNVCGSAKYFTDAVALIFAKDKGKPHGIGDIQFQIALSNGVSTVGPRHKAVSVKVNECEHSTWLTARREGHPEILDGQQILDDINDGLGNHADSSDLYIGVTKRRKISVGSEKPRWITSLEYHGVVGGDDQYLYVSGVGIKTGDYFNFYRSDPQTALASCSNISASLKKLKLDENPKHRRHTSEVFGGFMFACCGRGEPFFGRTNVDGSPFVENFPRVPLAGIFCGGEIARGSSRLTWEAQKDSDARCTLHVYSTIYLVLSYTPAPAPAPLGH, from the exons ATGGACGTggcgtcgtcgtcgtcgtcggcGATAAAAATCGACACAAAACGGCCCCATACGACGGCGACAGGGTTGTTTTCGCCGATAAGCGACGACCTTCTCCACAACATCCTTTCGCGCCTACCCGCCCTATCCTTCGCATCGGTGGCGTGCGTTAGCAAATCCTGGAACCAAATCTGCAGTCGCATCCTCAATCGACCGAAACTCGCCTCCGCCCTCTCTCTCCACCCCTCGCCTAAG GTTGCTGTGAATGAGGTTATCGAGAAGGTTCTGGCCGAACCGATACGGCCTCATTTCGTTGTTGCTAATATTGGAAGTGGGTTTCGATTGTATGACATTTCCAAGCTT ATATCGAAAAAATTGGGGTCCAGTGTTCCATTCATCATTTCTACTTCAAGTGGAATTGTTGGAAGAGATGCTCTGACCGATGAAATCAAAGAG GTTATGTGGGGAGAAGTTTGTGGTGATGGAAGTGACGAAGATTGCTCTATACCAGCAAAGGATGTGAACTGTGGCATCCTTTTGACTGTTGGCTTTGTGCCGGGATTGAAAGTTGATGTCATCCCGCTGTTACGAACAACAAAG GAACCTCAAGAGGTCTTGCTTGATAAATTCATCACGGATATTATGGATTACACAGCGTCTGTTTCAGATTGCACATCCCCAGTTGGAATTATGATGTTTGGA GATGGGCTTCTTGACATGAAACCGATTGTTGATGCATTGG ATTATGCTATGCCTGCAGAAACTGTCattgtgggtgatgaaagaggTCGTTTTCTATATAGAAGTGAGAACGAGTCTAGAAATGTCTGCGGGAGTGCAAAATACTTTACAGACGCTGTTGCTCTTATATTTGCCAAGGATAAAGGCAAGCCACATG GTATTGGAGACATTCAATTCCAAATTGCATTGTCAAACGGAGTGTCCACAGTAGGTCCCAGGCACAAGGCTGTTTCTGTCAAAGTGAATGAGTGCGAGCATTCTACTTGGCTTACCGCTAGAAGAGAAGGACACCCAGAAATTCTTGATGGTCAACAAATTCTTGATGATATCAATGATGGG TTAGGAAATCATGCTGATTCTTCTGATCTGTACATCGGGGTTACAAAACGTAGAAAAATCTCTGTCGGGTCAGAGAAGCCAAGGTGGATTACGTCCTTGGAATACCATGGAGTTGTAGG AGGAGATGATCAGTACCTTTATGTCAGTGGCGTAGGCATAAAAACTGGTGATTACTTCAACTTCTATCGTTCAGACCCTCAAACTGCATTAGCTTCATGTAGCAACATCTCTGCAAGCctgaaaaaattgaagttggatgaaaatccaaaacATCGCCGTCACACGAGTGAAGTATTTGGGGGTTTTATGTTCGCTTGTTGTGGCCGTGGTGAGCCATTCTTTGGACGGACCAATGTTGATGGCTCTCCTTTTGTGGAGAACTTCCCCAGGGTTCCGTTGGCAGGAATATTTTGCGGGGGAGAAATTGCACGTGGCTCTTCAAGGTTGACCTGGGAAGCTCAGAAGGATAGTGATGCTCGTTGCACTCTTCATGTCTACAGCACCATTTATCTTGTGCTGTCATATACTCCAGCACCAGCACCAGCACCATTGGGGCATTAG